Proteins from a genomic interval of Streptomyces sp. SID8374:
- the rhaI gene encoding L-rhamnose isomerase: protein MTDLAAVKAALTSQAIETASWAYGNSGTRFKVFTQPGVPRTPREKLDDAAKVHEFTGAAPTVALHIPWDTVDDYAALAAYAQDRGLTLGAINSNTFQDDDFRLGSVCHPDAAVRRKAVDHLLACVDIMDATGSRDLKLWFADGTNYPGQDDIHARQDRLAEALATVYERLGEGQRMLLEYKFFEPAFYATDVPDWGTAYAHCLKLGPRAQVVVDTGHHAPGTNIEFIVATLLREKKLGGFDFNSRFYADDDLMVGAADPFQLFRIMYEVVRGGGLTADVAFMLDQCHNIEAKIPAIIRSVMNVQEATAKALLVDGEALAAAQRAGDVLEANAVLMDAYNTDVRPLLAEVREEQGLDGDPMGAYRRSGWAEKTAAERVGGQQAGWGA, encoded by the coding sequence GTGACCGACCTTGCCGCAGTGAAGGCCGCCCTCACCTCCCAGGCCATAGAGACGGCCTCATGGGCGTACGGGAATTCGGGGACCCGCTTCAAGGTCTTCACCCAGCCCGGCGTGCCCCGCACCCCCCGGGAGAAACTCGACGACGCCGCCAAGGTGCACGAGTTCACCGGCGCCGCGCCGACCGTCGCGCTGCACATCCCCTGGGACACCGTCGACGACTACGCGGCCCTCGCCGCGTACGCCCAGGACCGGGGCCTGACGCTCGGCGCGATCAACTCCAACACCTTCCAGGACGACGACTTCCGGCTCGGCAGCGTCTGCCACCCGGACGCCGCCGTACGCCGCAAGGCGGTCGATCACCTCCTCGCCTGCGTCGACATCATGGACGCGACGGGCTCCCGCGACCTCAAGCTCTGGTTCGCCGACGGCACGAACTACCCGGGCCAGGACGACATCCACGCACGGCAGGACCGGCTCGCCGAAGCCCTCGCCACGGTGTACGAACGGCTCGGCGAGGGCCAACGCATGCTGCTGGAGTACAAGTTCTTCGAGCCGGCCTTCTATGCCACCGACGTCCCCGACTGGGGAACGGCCTACGCCCATTGCCTCAAACTCGGCCCGCGCGCCCAGGTCGTGGTGGACACAGGCCACCACGCGCCCGGCACCAACATCGAGTTCATCGTCGCGACCCTGCTGCGGGAGAAGAAGCTCGGCGGCTTCGACTTCAACTCCCGCTTCTACGCCGACGACGACCTGATGGTGGGCGCGGCCGACCCCTTCCAGCTCTTCCGGATCATGTACGAGGTCGTCCGCGGCGGCGGGCTCACGGCCGACGTGGCGTTCATGCTGGACCAGTGCCACAACATCGAGGCGAAGATCCCCGCGATCATCCGCTCGGTGATGAATGTCCAGGAGGCCACGGCGAAGGCGCTGCTCGTCGACGGGGAGGCCCTGGCGGCCGCACAGCGGGCGGGCGATGTGCTGGAGGCCAATGCCGTGCTGATGGACGCGTACAACACCGACGTACGGCCGCTCCTCGCCGAGGTCCGTGAGGAACAGGGGCTGGACGGGGACCCGATGGGTGCCTACCGCCGCTCGGGCTGGGCGGAGAAGACGGCGGCCGAACGGGTGGGCGGGCAGCAGGCGGGCTGGGGCGCGTGA
- a CDS encoding ABC transporter permease, translated as MTVTAPDQAPAAAIPEAGATRLVDRVFKMRELAILLVFLVMIAVTQLGNSEFLSEQGIKDLLLNATILVLVATGQSLVVITKNVDLSVGSTLGISAFAAGTYLQGGGHPVVAVALAVLLGVGFGLLNGLLVSLGQVPALVVTLGTLYIIRGIDSIWVGSRQITAADLPGGFVDFGSGGLSAVPWLALIALAVLMSTAYYLKHFGSGRELYALGSNPEAARLAGIPVRKRILLAYTFCGALAGLAGALYLARFGNVDSGTGSGYELTVVSAVVVGGVVFTGGSGSVYGAALGALLLTSVNSVLPALGVSSVWVLAINGFLLILAIAVDRIVALRVATALKKRNARHG; from the coding sequence ATGACGGTGACCGCACCCGACCAGGCGCCCGCCGCCGCGATACCCGAGGCCGGCGCCACCCGGCTCGTCGACCGCGTCTTCAAGATGCGCGAACTCGCCATCCTGCTCGTCTTCCTGGTGATGATCGCCGTCACCCAGCTGGGCAACAGCGAGTTCCTCTCCGAGCAGGGCATCAAGGACCTGCTGCTCAACGCGACGATCCTGGTGCTGGTCGCCACCGGCCAGTCGCTGGTCGTCATCACGAAGAACGTCGACCTGTCGGTGGGCTCCACGCTCGGCATCAGCGCCTTCGCCGCCGGTACGTACCTCCAGGGCGGCGGGCACCCGGTGGTGGCCGTGGCGCTGGCCGTGCTCCTCGGGGTCGGCTTCGGTCTGCTCAACGGGCTTCTCGTCAGCCTGGGCCAAGTGCCCGCGCTCGTCGTCACGCTGGGCACGCTCTACATCATCCGGGGCATCGACTCCATCTGGGTCGGCTCCCGGCAGATCACGGCGGCCGATCTCCCGGGCGGCTTCGTCGACTTCGGCTCCGGCGGCCTCTCCGCCGTGCCGTGGCTCGCGCTCATCGCGCTGGCGGTGCTGATGTCGACGGCGTACTACCTCAAACACTTCGGCAGCGGGCGGGAGTTGTACGCGCTGGGCTCCAACCCGGAGGCGGCCCGGCTGGCCGGCATCCCTGTCCGCAAACGGATCCTCCTCGCCTACACGTTCTGCGGGGCGCTGGCCGGTCTCGCCGGTGCGCTGTATCTGGCGCGCTTCGGCAACGTCGACTCCGGTACGGGCTCCGGCTACGAACTCACCGTCGTCAGCGCGGTCGTGGTCGGCGGGGTGGTCTTCACCGGAGGCTCCGGCAGCGTGTACGGGGCCGCGCTCGGCGCGCTCCTTCTGACGTCGGTCAACAGCGTGCTGCCCGCCCTCGGCGTCAGCTCCGTCTGGGTCCTCGCGATCAACGGCTTCCTGCTCATCCTCGCCATCGCGGTCGACCGGATCGTGGCCCTGCGTGTGGCGACCGCCCTGAAGAAGAGGAACGCCCGCCATGGCTGA
- a CDS encoding bifunctional aldolase/short-chain dehydrogenase, with amino-acid sequence MALHPRAQALLARSHRLGADPRNTNYAGGNASAKGAGPDPVTGHDVELLWVKGSGGDLGTLTADGLAVLRLDRLRALRDVYPGVEREDEMVAAFDYCLHGKGGAAPSIDTAMHGLVDAPHVDHLHPDSGIALACAADGEKLTADCFGDTVAWVPWRRPGFQLGLDIAAVKEANPQAIGCILGGHGITAWGETSEECEANALHIVRTAETFLTEHGKAEPFGPVIEGYGALPDAERRERAAALAPYIRALASQDRPQVGHFDDSPAVLDFLARTEHPRLAALGTSCPDHFLRTKVRPLVLDLPPTAELDSVIRRLGEQHATYREEYAAYYARHAEPGSPAMRGADPAIVLVPGVGMFSFGKDKQTARVAGEFYLNAVNVMRGAEAVSVYAPIEEAEKFRIEYWELEEAKLRRMPKAKPLATRIALVTGAGSGIGRAIAHRLVAEGACVVVADLDAESGAAVAEELGGSDKAVAVTVDVTSEAQVVDAFKAAALAFGGVDLVVNNAGISISKPLLETTVRDWDLQHDIMARGSFLVSREAARMMRAQKLGGDIVYIASKNAVFAGPDNVAYSATKADQAHQVRLLAAELGEHGIRVNGVNPDGVVRGSGIFAGGWGAQRAATYGIEEEKLGEFYAQRTLLKREVLPEHVANAVFALTGGDLTHTTGLHIPVDAGVAGAFLR; translated from the coding sequence ATGGCACTCCACCCCCGCGCCCAAGCCCTCCTCGCCCGCTCCCACCGCCTCGGCGCCGACCCCCGCAACACCAACTACGCCGGCGGCAACGCCTCCGCCAAGGGCGCCGGCCCCGACCCGGTGACCGGCCACGACGTCGAACTGCTCTGGGTCAAGGGGTCCGGCGGCGACCTCGGCACGCTCACCGCCGACGGGCTCGCCGTCCTCCGCCTCGACCGGCTGCGCGCGCTCCGGGACGTCTACCCGGGCGTGGAGCGCGAGGACGAGATGGTCGCCGCGTTCGACTACTGCCTCCACGGCAAGGGCGGCGCGGCCCCCTCCATCGACACCGCCATGCACGGTCTCGTCGACGCCCCGCACGTCGACCACCTCCACCCCGACTCCGGCATCGCGCTCGCCTGCGCCGCCGACGGCGAGAAGCTGACCGCCGACTGCTTCGGCGACACCGTCGCCTGGGTCCCGTGGCGCCGCCCCGGATTCCAACTCGGCCTGGACATAGCGGCGGTGAAGGAGGCCAACCCGCAGGCGATCGGCTGCATCCTCGGCGGCCACGGCATCACCGCCTGGGGCGAGACCTCCGAGGAGTGCGAGGCCAACGCGCTCCACATCGTCCGCACCGCCGAGACGTTCCTCACCGAACACGGGAAGGCCGAGCCGTTCGGGCCGGTGATCGAGGGGTACGGGGCACTGCCCGACGCCGAACGCCGGGAGCGGGCGGCCGCGCTGGCCCCGTACATCCGCGCCCTCGCCTCGCAGGACCGCCCCCAGGTCGGGCACTTCGACGACTCCCCGGCGGTCCTCGACTTCCTCGCCCGCACCGAACACCCGAGACTGGCGGCGCTCGGCACCTCCTGCCCGGACCACTTTCTCCGTACGAAGGTCAGGCCGCTGGTCCTCGACCTGCCGCCGACCGCAGAACTCGACTCAGTGATCCGGAGGTTGGGCGAGCAGCACGCCACCTACCGGGAGGAGTACGCCGCCTACTACGCCCGCCACGCGGAGCCCGGTTCTCCCGCCATGCGGGGTGCGGACCCGGCGATCGTCCTTGTCCCCGGCGTCGGCATGTTCAGCTTCGGCAAGGACAAGCAGACAGCGCGGGTGGCGGGGGAGTTCTACCTCAACGCGGTCAACGTGATGCGCGGAGCCGAAGCCGTCTCGGTCTATGCGCCGATCGAGGAGGCCGAGAAGTTCCGTATCGAATACTGGGAGTTGGAGGAGGCCAAGCTCCGGCGGATGCCGAAGGCGAAGCCGCTGGCGACCCGGATCGCGCTCGTGACGGGCGCGGGCAGCGGCATCGGCCGGGCGATCGCCCACCGCCTCGTCGCCGAGGGCGCGTGCGTGGTGGTCGCGGACCTGGACGCGGAGAGCGGGGCAGCCGTCGCGGAGGAGCTGGGCGGGTCCGACAAGGCGGTCGCCGTCACCGTCGACGTCACCAGTGAGGCGCAGGTGGTGGACGCGTTCAAGGCGGCGGCCCTCGCCTTCGGCGGTGTCGACCTCGTCGTGAACAACGCGGGCATCTCCATCTCCAAGCCCCTCCTGGAGACCACGGTCAGGGACTGGGACCTCCAGCACGACATCATGGCCCGCGGCTCCTTCCTGGTCTCCCGGGAGGCGGCCCGGATGATGAGGGCCCAGAAGCTCGGCGGCGACATCGTCTACATCGCCTCCAAGAACGCCGTCTTCGCCGGTCCCGACAACGTCGCCTACTCCGCCACCAAGGCCGACCAGGCCCACCAAGTGCGTCTGCTCGCAGCCGAGTTGGGAGAGCACGGCATCCGGGTCAACGGCGTCAACCCGGACGGAGTCGTCCGTGGCTCCGGCATCTTCGCCGGCGGGTGGGGAGCGCAGCGAGCGGCGACGTACGGGATCGAGGAGGAGAAGCTCGGCGAGTTCTACGCCCAGCGCACCCTCCTCAAGCGGGAAGTCCTCCCCGAGCATGTCGCCAACGCGGTCTTCGCCCTGACCGGCGGCGACCTCACGCACACCACCGGCCTGCACATCCCGGTCGACGCCGGGGTCGCGGGAGCCTTCCTGCGATGA
- a CDS encoding rhamnulokinase family protein: MSARTKTFAAVDLGASNGRVMVGRVGPDTLHLTEAHRFPNRPVQLPEGLRWDILGLYGGVLDGLRAAGQVDSLGVDSWAVDYGLLDAGGALLGNPVHYRDHRTDGVAEKVWPTVPPDELYRATGIQHAPFNTLYQLVAAQGTPQLTAARRLLLIPDLITYWLTGEQGTELTNASTTQLIDPRTRDWARSPAARLSVDLGLFAPLRRPGDPAGNLLPHVLEATGLRGPVPVTTVASHDTASAVAAVPARPGERFAYLCTGTWSLAGLELDAPVTTEASRAANFTNELGVDGTIRFLRNIMGMWLLQECMRTWGESDIAPLLAEAAQLPALRSVVDAADPAFLAPGSMPERIAAACRATGQPVPATRAETTRCILDSLALAHRRAIHEAQHLADRAVDVVHVVGGGARNELLCQLTADACGLPVVAGPAEAAALGNVLVQARAHGTVGDGAALRELVAATQPLTRYEPSGDRAVWDAAARRTGRWSGPS, translated from the coding sequence ATGAGCGCGCGCACGAAGACGTTCGCCGCGGTCGACCTCGGCGCCTCCAACGGGCGCGTCATGGTCGGCCGCGTCGGCCCGGACACCTTGCACCTCACGGAGGCCCACCGCTTCCCCAACCGCCCGGTCCAGCTGCCGGAGGGGCTGCGCTGGGACATTCTCGGGCTGTACGGCGGTGTCCTCGACGGGCTCCGTGCGGCGGGCCAGGTGGACTCCCTCGGCGTCGACAGCTGGGCCGTGGACTACGGGCTCCTCGACGCGGGCGGGGCCCTGCTCGGCAACCCCGTCCACTACCGGGACCACCGGACGGACGGCGTCGCCGAAAAGGTGTGGCCCACCGTCCCACCCGACGAGCTGTACCGGGCGACGGGTATCCAGCATGCCCCGTTCAACACCCTCTACCAGCTCGTCGCCGCTCAGGGCACTCCACAACTGACAGCGGCCCGCAGACTGTTGCTCATCCCTGACCTGATCACCTACTGGCTGACCGGTGAGCAGGGAACGGAGCTCACCAACGCCTCCACCACCCAGCTCATCGACCCCCGCACCCGCGACTGGGCCCGGTCCCCGGCCGCCCGGCTCTCCGTCGACCTCGGCCTCTTCGCCCCCCTGCGCCGCCCCGGCGACCCGGCCGGAAACCTCCTCCCGCACGTCCTGGAGGCGACCGGGCTGCGCGGCCCGGTTCCGGTCACGACAGTGGCTTCGCACGACACCGCGTCCGCTGTGGCCGCCGTCCCCGCGCGGCCGGGGGAGCGGTTCGCCTACCTCTGCACCGGCACCTGGTCCCTCGCCGGGCTGGAACTCGACGCCCCCGTCACCACCGAGGCGAGCCGCGCGGCGAACTTCACCAACGAGCTGGGCGTCGACGGCACCATCCGCTTCCTGCGCAACATCATGGGCATGTGGCTGCTCCAGGAGTGCATGCGCACCTGGGGCGAGAGCGACATCGCCCCGCTGCTCGCCGAAGCCGCCCAGCTTCCGGCGCTGCGGTCCGTCGTCGACGCCGCCGACCCGGCCTTCCTCGCCCCGGGCTCCATGCCCGAGCGCATCGCCGCCGCCTGCCGGGCCACCGGGCAGCCGGTTCCCGCGACCCGCGCCGAGACCACCCGCTGCATCCTGGACTCCCTGGCCCTCGCCCACCGGCGCGCGATCCACGAGGCGCAGCACCTGGCGGACCGCGCGGTCGACGTCGTGCACGTGGTCGGCGGCGGGGCGCGCAACGAGCTGCTGTGCCAGCTCACCGCCGACGCCTGCGGTCTGCCGGTCGTGGCGGGCCCCGCCGAGGCGGCAGCGCTCGGCAACGTGCTCGTGCAGGCGCGCGCCCACGGAACGGTCGGTGACGGTGCGGCCCTGCGTGAACTCGTCGCCGCTACCCAGCCCTTGACCCGTTACGAGCCGTCCGGCGACCGGGCCGTGTGGGACGCGGCGGCACGCCGGACCGGGAGGTGGTCCGGCCCCTCCTGA
- a CDS encoding ABC transporter permease, translating into MADSALTRAVRWDTVVGALLIVVLLLSFGFVDGFGNALNLSFLIGNTLPIALIALPMTLLVVSGEIDLSVASTAGLSGAVMGALWNQGLPIEAIIPICLLLGVVCGLVNGLLVTRLGLPSLAVTIGTLAAYRGIAQIVLGSDAVTDFPTPYLDFAAGRMGDTFIPYAFLPFLVLLAIAVLALHATPFGRSLFATGANEEAARFAGVRVKRQKLILFTVTGLMASLTGVFWALHYASARFDNATGLELSVVAAVLLGGIDFDGGKGTLGGAIAGVFLLGAAQNVMSLLNVSAQSQIVVTGVLLVVSVLGPRVTRQLSVAKAGRRAASAPTPAP; encoded by the coding sequence ATGGCTGACTCCGCACTCACGCGCGCCGTCCGCTGGGACACCGTCGTCGGCGCCCTCCTCATCGTCGTGCTGCTGCTCTCCTTCGGCTTCGTCGACGGCTTCGGCAACGCCCTCAACCTGTCTTTCCTGATCGGCAACACGCTGCCGATCGCGCTGATCGCCCTGCCGATGACGCTGCTCGTGGTCTCCGGGGAGATCGACCTGTCGGTGGCCTCCACGGCGGGCCTCTCGGGCGCGGTGATGGGCGCGCTGTGGAACCAGGGGCTGCCGATCGAGGCGATCATCCCGATCTGTCTGCTGCTCGGTGTGGTCTGCGGGCTGGTCAACGGGCTGCTCGTCACCCGGCTGGGGCTGCCCTCGCTAGCCGTCACCATCGGCACACTGGCCGCCTACCGGGGCATCGCGCAGATCGTCCTGGGCTCGGACGCCGTCACCGACTTCCCCACCCCCTACCTGGACTTCGCCGCGGGACGGATGGGGGACACCTTCATCCCGTACGCCTTCCTGCCCTTCCTGGTCCTGCTCGCCATTGCCGTACTCGCCCTGCACGCAACGCCGTTCGGGCGTTCCCTGTTCGCCACGGGGGCCAACGAGGAGGCGGCCAGGTTCGCCGGGGTGCGGGTCAAGCGGCAGAAGCTGATCCTGTTCACGGTGACCGGGCTGATGGCCTCGCTCACCGGAGTGTTCTGGGCGCTGCACTACGCCAGCGCCCGCTTCGACAACGCGACGGGCCTCGAACTCTCCGTCGTGGCCGCCGTGTTGCTCGGCGGCATCGACTTCGACGGCGGCAAGGGCACGCTCGGCGGAGCGATCGCCGGTGTGTTCCTGCTCGGCGCGGCACAGAACGTGATGAGCCTGCTGAACGTCTCCGCCCAGTCGCAGATCGTCGTCACCGGCGTGCTGCTCGTCGTCTCCGTGCTCGGCCCCCGGGTCACACGGCAGCTCTCCGTCGCGAAGGCCGGGCGGCGAGCCGCGTCCGCGCCGACCCCGGCGCCGTAA
- a CDS encoding sugar ABC transporter ATP-binding protein, whose amino-acid sequence MTHRSAKDPAPVLALRDISKSFGAVRALRDVSLDLFAGEVHALAGENGAGKSTLIKTLAGVHRPDAGVVLLDGEPTVFHGPADARDAGIAVIYQEPTLFPDLSIAENIFMGRQPRRALGRIDHRATRTATAALMRRLGVALDPDRPARGLSIADQQIVEIAKALSFDARVLIMDEPTAALTGSEVARLFGVVRTLREQRAAVLFISHRLEEIFRICERVTTLRDGALISSEPLEGMTEDGLVRRMVGRDLEEMYPKQEVAAGPVALSVRRLTREGVFTDVSFDVRCGEIVGLAGLVGAGRTEVARAVFGVDRWDAGEVEVAGRALTNGAPSTAMAAGLALVPEDRRAQGLVMDMSIERNIGLTGLRTTVKAGLMDRGAERSRSLDWAVKLQVKYARIADTVATLSGGNQQKVVLAKWLATGPSVLIVDEPTRGIDVGTKAEVHRLLSQLAADGVAVLMISSDLPEILGMADRVLVMHEGRLTAELPRSEATEETVMAAATGRAAA is encoded by the coding sequence ATGACCCACCGGTCCGCCAAGGATCCGGCCCCCGTGCTGGCCCTGCGGGACATCTCCAAGTCCTTCGGCGCCGTGCGTGCCCTGCGGGATGTGTCCCTCGACCTGTTCGCCGGCGAGGTGCACGCCCTCGCCGGGGAGAACGGCGCGGGCAAGTCGACCCTGATCAAGACGCTCGCCGGGGTGCACCGGCCCGATGCGGGTGTGGTCCTGCTGGACGGTGAGCCCACCGTGTTCCACGGGCCCGCCGACGCCCGGGACGCCGGGATCGCCGTCATCTACCAGGAGCCCACGCTCTTCCCCGACCTGTCGATCGCCGAGAACATCTTCATGGGCCGCCAGCCGCGCCGCGCCCTGGGCCGCATCGACCACCGGGCCACCCGCACCGCCACGGCCGCGCTGATGCGGCGGCTCGGCGTCGCCCTCGATCCCGACCGGCCGGCGCGCGGCCTGTCCATCGCGGACCAGCAGATCGTGGAGATCGCCAAGGCGCTCTCCTTCGACGCCCGCGTCCTGATCATGGACGAGCCGACGGCGGCACTGACCGGCAGCGAGGTGGCCCGGCTCTTCGGGGTGGTCCGCACTCTGCGCGAGCAGAGGGCCGCCGTGCTGTTCATCTCGCACCGGCTGGAGGAGATCTTCCGGATCTGCGAGCGGGTGACCACCTTGCGGGACGGCGCCCTGATTTCCAGCGAACCGCTGGAGGGCATGACCGAGGACGGTCTCGTACGCCGCATGGTGGGCAGGGACCTGGAGGAGATGTACCCGAAGCAGGAGGTGGCGGCGGGTCCGGTCGCGCTGAGCGTGCGGCGGCTGACCCGGGAGGGCGTCTTCACCGATGTCTCCTTCGACGTCCGGTGCGGCGAGATCGTCGGCCTGGCCGGGCTGGTCGGGGCCGGGCGTACGGAGGTGGCCCGGGCGGTCTTCGGCGTCGACCGGTGGGACGCCGGTGAGGTGGAGGTCGCCGGGCGGGCGCTGACCAACGGGGCCCCTTCCACCGCCATGGCCGCCGGGCTCGCCCTCGTACCGGAGGACCGCAGAGCACAAGGGCTGGTGATGGACATGTCCATCGAACGGAACATCGGGCTGACGGGGCTGCGCACCACCGTGAAGGCCGGTCTGATGGACCGGGGCGCCGAGCGCAGCCGCTCCCTCGACTGGGCGGTGAAGCTCCAGGTGAAGTACGCCCGGATCGCCGACACCGTCGCCACGCTGTCGGGCGGCAACCAGCAGAAGGTGGTGCTCGCCAAGTGGCTCGCCACCGGCCCTTCCGTACTGATCGTGGACGAGCCCACGCGCGGCATCGACGTCGGGACGAAAGCCGAAGTGCACCGGCTGCTCAGCCAGTTGGCGGCCGACGGAGTGGCCGTCCTGATGATCTCCTCCGATCTGCCGGAGATCCTCGGCATGGCCGACCGGGTCCTCGTCATGCACGAGGGCCGCCTCACCGCCGAACTCCCCCGCTCCGAAGCCACCGAGGAGACGGTGATGGCCGCAGCCACCGGGAGGGCCGCCGCATGA